One segment of Synechococcus sp. MU1617 DNA contains the following:
- a CDS encoding GspE/PulE family protein, with translation MTLTLPSPDAGDTARQRFALELLLQQPVPGPEQLLASRNLLNDALPDVSPDQWQTLQAMPIAVGADHLDIAIPSQWRDQEWQHLIDQLPDQHRTIRLHPAIEADLQRALATETNRTTTEPNPPATEQSSNPAPAETESTLEVNAESFLDDFSPDEVLESDEDAQLARDAIDLEASLNDAEASPVVTLVDRILLQAMSVGASDIHVEPQQKGLRLRFRQDGVLQQYVEPLPSRLVPAVTSRFKILADLDIAERRQAQDGRIRRKYRDRVIDFRVNTLPSRFGEKVCLRLLDSGATQLGLDKLIDDPDALALVRELGSKPFGMILVTGPTGSGKSTTLYSLLAERNDPGINISTVEDPIEYTLPGITQCQVNRDKGFDFATALRAFMRQDPDVLLVGETRDLETAKTAIEAALTGHLVLSTLHANDAPSTIARLDEMGVEPFMVSASLIGIISQRLLRRVCSHCREPYRPEERELGRFGLMASREADVTFYRAHHHSPNEQVCSHCQGSGYKGRVGIYEVLRIQEDMATAISKGASTDVIRQLALESGMVTLLGYSLELVRRGETTLEEVGRMVLTDSGLESERRARALSTMTCEGCGAGLQEGWLECPYCLTPRH, from the coding sequence ATGACTCTGACGCTGCCCAGCCCCGATGCCGGCGACACGGCACGGCAGCGTTTCGCCCTTGAATTGCTGTTGCAGCAGCCGGTTCCAGGTCCAGAGCAACTGCTGGCAAGCCGCAACCTGCTTAACGACGCCCTCCCGGACGTCAGCCCGGATCAATGGCAGACACTGCAGGCCATGCCGATCGCAGTCGGTGCTGACCACCTGGACATCGCGATCCCCAGCCAATGGCGAGACCAGGAATGGCAACACCTGATCGATCAGCTGCCGGACCAACACCGCACGATCCGTCTGCACCCTGCCATCGAAGCGGATCTGCAGCGTGCCTTGGCCACAGAAACAAACCGAACAACGACGGAACCAAACCCGCCAGCAACAGAACAGTCGAGCAACCCTGCTCCGGCAGAGACAGAAAGCACTCTCGAGGTGAATGCTGAGTCCTTTCTCGACGACTTCAGCCCCGATGAGGTGCTGGAGAGCGACGAGGACGCCCAACTGGCCCGGGATGCCATTGACCTTGAGGCCAGCCTTAACGATGCAGAAGCCTCGCCGGTGGTGACGCTGGTGGACCGGATCCTGCTGCAGGCCATGTCAGTGGGCGCCAGTGACATCCACGTGGAGCCACAGCAGAAGGGCTTGCGTCTGCGGTTCCGCCAAGACGGCGTCCTCCAGCAATACGTGGAGCCGCTCCCCAGTCGCCTGGTTCCTGCGGTGACGTCCCGATTCAAAATCCTGGCGGATCTCGACATTGCCGAACGGCGCCAGGCCCAGGACGGCCGCATCCGCCGCAAGTACCGCGACCGGGTGATCGATTTCCGCGTCAACACCCTGCCCAGCCGCTTCGGTGAAAAGGTCTGTCTGCGCCTGCTGGACAGTGGAGCGACCCAACTGGGGCTGGACAAGCTCATCGACGATCCCGATGCACTGGCCCTTGTCCGAGAGCTGGGGTCCAAACCCTTTGGAATGATCCTGGTCACCGGGCCAACGGGCTCCGGCAAGTCGACCACCCTCTATTCACTTCTCGCCGAGCGCAACGATCCGGGCATCAACATCTCCACGGTGGAGGACCCGATCGAGTACACCCTGCCGGGCATCACCCAGTGCCAGGTGAACCGAGACAAGGGCTTCGACTTCGCCACGGCACTGCGGGCCTTCATGCGCCAGGACCCGGACGTTCTGCTGGTGGGAGAAACCCGTGATCTCGAAACCGCCAAAACAGCGATTGAAGCCGCACTGACGGGTCACCTGGTGCTCAGCACCCTGCACGCCAATGATGCCCCCAGCACCATTGCCCGCCTGGATGAAATGGGCGTGGAGCCCTTCATGGTGTCGGCATCCCTGATCGGAATCATTTCCCAGAGGCTGCTGCGCAGGGTCTGCTCCCACTGCCGCGAGCCCTACCGGCCGGAGGAACGGGAACTGGGCCGCTTCGGGCTGATGGCCAGCCGGGAAGCGGATGTCACGTTTTATCGGGCTCATCATCACAGCCCCAACGAGCAGGTCTGTTCCCATTGCCAGGGGAGCGGCTACAAGGGCCGCGTCGGCATCTATGAGGTGCTGCGGATCCAGGAGGACATGGCCACCGCCATTTCCAAGGGCGCCAGCACCGATGTGATACGCCAGCTGGCCCTGGAATCAGGAATGGTGACCCTGCTCGGCTACAGCCTCGAACTGGTGCGACGGGGCGAGACCACGCTTGAAGAGGTGGGGCGGATGGTGCTGACGGATTCCGGACTGGAATCCGAGCGCAGAGCCCGCGCTCTCAGCACAATGACCTGTGAAGGATGCGGTGCCGGCCTGCAGGAAGGCTGGCTCGAGTGTCCCTATTGCCTTACACCACGCCACTGA
- the grpE gene encoding nucleotide exchange factor GrpE codes for MSGDASTPEQDQTVASGAVPATPESAPDAPEATSEQAPAAVDPAERMQQLEQELSSLKQEHETLNSQYMRIAADFDNFRKRQSRDQDDMRQQLVCSTLTEILPVVDNFERARQQLNPEGEEAQALHRSYQGLYKQLVEVLKQQGVARMEVVGQEFDPNLHEAVLREESSEFSEDVVCEELQRGYHRDGRVLRHAMVKVSMGPGPSDPASAPAEAAPDQTAEEA; via the coding sequence ATGAGCGGCGACGCCTCCACCCCAGAGCAGGACCAGACCGTTGCGTCCGGTGCTGTTCCAGCAACGCCGGAGTCCGCTCCTGATGCGCCTGAGGCGACGTCTGAACAGGCTCCTGCAGCGGTGGATCCGGCGGAGCGGATGCAGCAACTCGAGCAGGAGTTGAGCTCGCTCAAGCAAGAGCACGAGACGCTCAACAGCCAATACATGCGCATTGCGGCGGATTTCGACAACTTCCGCAAGCGCCAGAGCCGCGATCAGGACGATATGCGTCAGCAGCTGGTCTGCTCGACCCTCACGGAGATTCTCCCCGTCGTTGACAACTTCGAGCGGGCCCGTCAGCAGCTGAATCCTGAAGGGGAAGAAGCTCAGGCGCTGCACCGCAGTTACCAGGGTTTGTACAAGCAACTGGTGGAGGTGCTGAAGCAGCAGGGGGTGGCCCGGATGGAAGTGGTTGGCCAGGAGTTCGACCCGAATCTGCATGAGGCCGTGCTGCGGGAGGAAAGCAGCGAGTTCTCCGAGGACGTGGTGTGTGAGGAGCTCCAGCGCGGTTACCACCGCGACGGGCGTGTGCTGCGCCACGCCATGGTGAAGGTGTCGATGGGTCCAGGACCATCCGATCCAGCGTCTGCGCCTGCTGAGGCGGCACCGGATCAGACGGCGGAGGAGGCCTGA
- the dnaJ gene encoding molecular chaperone DnaJ, which translates to MADFYDLLGVSRDVDPDSLKQAYRRMARQYHPDINKDPGAEDRFKEIGRAYEVLSDPQTRARYDQFGEAGLGGAAGAPDMGDMGGFADLFETFFQGFGGPGGAGAGRSRRQGPQQGDDLRYDLTIDFEQAVFGQEQEIKIPHLETCDTCGGSGAKAGSGPTTCGTCGGAGQVRRATRTPFGSFTQVAECPNCGGTGQVISDPCGSCGGQGVKQVRKKLRINIPAGVDTGTRLRVTGEGNAGPRGGPSGDLYVFLTVRNHPRLQRDGLNIFSEVKVSYLQAILGDTIEVETVDGSKELDIPAGTQPGTVLTLPNLGIPKLGNPVARGDQRVTVTVDLPKRISDVERELLEQLAGHHSARGKQHHHHNSGLFARLFGQKG; encoded by the coding sequence ATGGCCGACTTCTACGACCTGCTCGGCGTCAGCCGAGATGTGGATCCCGACAGCCTCAAGCAGGCTTATCGGCGGATGGCGCGTCAGTACCACCCCGATATCAATAAGGATCCCGGCGCTGAAGACCGTTTCAAGGAAATCGGCCGCGCCTACGAGGTGCTCAGTGATCCCCAGACCCGAGCCCGTTACGACCAGTTCGGTGAAGCCGGTCTTGGTGGTGCGGCTGGCGCTCCGGACATGGGGGACATGGGCGGATTCGCGGATCTGTTCGAGACGTTTTTCCAGGGCTTCGGTGGACCCGGTGGTGCTGGAGCTGGTCGGTCGCGGCGGCAGGGCCCCCAGCAGGGGGATGATCTTCGATACGACCTGACGATTGATTTCGAGCAGGCGGTGTTCGGTCAGGAGCAGGAGATCAAGATCCCGCATCTGGAGACATGCGACACCTGCGGCGGCAGCGGTGCCAAAGCGGGAAGTGGGCCCACCACCTGCGGCACCTGTGGCGGCGCCGGGCAGGTGCGCCGTGCTACCCGGACGCCCTTCGGCAGCTTCACTCAGGTCGCCGAGTGCCCCAACTGTGGGGGCACTGGCCAGGTGATTTCGGATCCTTGCGGGTCCTGTGGAGGCCAGGGTGTCAAACAGGTGCGCAAGAAGCTGCGGATCAACATCCCTGCCGGGGTGGACACCGGGACACGGCTTCGCGTGACTGGCGAAGGCAACGCGGGACCCCGGGGAGGCCCGTCCGGTGACCTTTACGTCTTCCTCACTGTTCGCAATCACCCGCGCTTGCAGCGGGATGGTCTGAACATCTTTTCGGAGGTCAAGGTCAGCTATCTCCAGGCGATTCTTGGCGACACCATCGAGGTGGAAACGGTGGACGGCAGCAAGGAGCTGGACATCCCCGCCGGCACCCAACCCGGCACGGTGCTCACCCTGCCGAACCTGGGCATTCCCAAGCTCGGGAATCCGGTGGCACGGGGTGATCAGCGCGTGACGGTCACTGTGGACTTGCCGAAGCGGATCAGCGATGTGGAGCGTGAGCTGCTGGAGCAGTTGGCGGGTCACCATTCCGCCCGCGGCAAGCAACACCACCACCACAACAGTGGTTTGTTCGCGCGCTTGTTTGGTCAGAAGGGATGA
- a CDS encoding sulfurtransferase TusA family protein: MNRCSLDLRGTPCPVNFIRCKLSLEQMSSGDCLEVCLDRGEPEAMVLPGLRDAGHRVECIDQTSDSVTIEVICGG; the protein is encoded by the coding sequence ATGAACAGGTGTTCCCTGGATCTGCGGGGAACGCCCTGTCCAGTGAATTTCATTCGCTGCAAGCTCAGCCTCGAGCAGATGAGCAGTGGTGACTGTCTGGAGGTCTGTCTCGATCGGGGTGAGCCTGAGGCCATGGTGCTTCCAGGCCTGAGGGATGCAGGCCACCGTGTTGAGTGCATTGATCAAACGTCGGATTCCGTCACCATTGAGGTGATCTGCGGTGGCTGA
- the rsgA gene encoding ribosome small subunit-dependent GTPase A — MADTGSSVASGMVVALQANYVEVELDAAPDGCPGRLLCTRRTRLSHRGEAVYVGDRVCVEAIDPGQGRAVVADVEPRHSFLTRPPVANVSLVAVVLAVEQPSFDPDQASRFLLTAERTGLEVILLLTKTDLISAEALERLVARLQGWGYDPLALSSEAGTGIDALRQRLAGAQLSVLCGPSGVGKSSLLNQLRPDLQLRTSAVSGRLQRGRHTTRHVELFPLGPSARVADTPGFNRPDLPDDPQELGVLFPELRQQLDPWPCRFRDCLHRGEPGCGVSSDWERYALYKAALIEQSGLSRPSRGG; from the coding sequence GTGGCTGACACCGGCAGTTCCGTGGCTTCCGGGATGGTGGTGGCGCTCCAGGCCAACTACGTGGAGGTTGAGCTGGATGCAGCACCTGACGGATGTCCAGGTCGGCTGCTCTGCACGCGCCGCACTCGGCTCAGCCATCGGGGCGAAGCCGTTTACGTGGGCGATCGGGTTTGCGTCGAGGCGATTGATCCAGGCCAAGGGCGGGCTGTGGTGGCCGACGTTGAGCCACGCCACAGCTTTCTCACGCGCCCACCGGTGGCCAATGTCTCCTTGGTGGCTGTGGTGTTGGCGGTGGAACAGCCCAGCTTTGACCCTGATCAGGCCAGTCGCTTCCTGTTGACGGCGGAACGGACAGGGCTCGAGGTAATCCTTCTGCTCACCAAGACAGACCTCATCTCAGCCGAAGCGCTCGAGAGGCTTGTGGCCCGGTTGCAGGGGTGGGGGTATGACCCGCTGGCGCTTTCGAGTGAAGCTGGAACAGGCATCGACGCCCTAAGGCAGCGCTTGGCTGGTGCGCAGCTTTCGGTGCTGTGTGGACCTTCCGGGGTGGGCAAGAGCAGCCTGCTGAACCAGCTGCGTCCTGATCTTCAACTGCGCACTTCTGCGGTGTCCGGTCGACTGCAGCGCGGGCGCCACACCACCCGCCACGTGGAGCTGTTTCCCCTGGGTCCGAGCGCGAGGGTGGCGGACACCCCTGGCTTCAACCGTCCAGATCTGCCAGATGACCCCCAGGAATTGGGGGTGCTTTTTCCGGAGCTCCGACAGCAGCTTGATCCCTGGCCCTGTCGGTTCCGCGACTGCCTGCATCGCGGTGAGCCTGGCTGCGGTGTGTCCAGTGACTGGGAACGCTATGCCCTTTATAAGGCTGCGTTGATCGAGCAGAGCGGCCTCAGCCGCCCATCCCGGGGAGGTTGA
- a CDS encoding YbaB/EbfC family nucleoid-associated protein, with protein MAGFGLPNFGQLTEAFKKAQEIQQNAQALQDELDGMEIEGQSSDGRASVWLSGNQQPLRVRLDPALLQEGQQASEAATLEALQAAYEQSTATMKGRMEELTGGLNLNLPGMGG; from the coding sequence ATGGCAGGGTTCGGACTCCCTAATTTCGGCCAGCTCACGGAAGCCTTCAAGAAGGCCCAGGAGATTCAGCAGAACGCCCAGGCACTGCAGGACGAACTGGATGGGATGGAGATCGAGGGCCAGAGCAGCGATGGCCGGGCCAGCGTTTGGCTGTCGGGCAACCAGCAACCCCTGCGGGTGCGGCTGGACCCAGCCCTGCTGCAAGAGGGCCAACAGGCCAGCGAAGCGGCCACTCTCGAAGCCCTGCAAGCGGCCTATGAGCAATCCACCGCCACGATGAAGGGCCGCATGGAAGAACTCACCGGTGGCCTGAACCTCAACCTCCCCGGGATGGGCGGCTGA
- the murB gene encoding UDP-N-acetylmuramate dehydrogenase codes for MTQCDARLPQAGVNLADYTTWRVGGAAEWLAEPASLEETQAWIEWAAHQGMPCRVIGAGSNLLIHDDGLPGLSLCLRKLQGLKLDATTGTVEVLAGEPIPSLARRVARAGLHGLEWSVGIPGTAGGAAVMNAGAQGGCTAEWLESVRVMPLEGGECFELQRDQLDFGYRHSRLQEGNLVVLSARFRLEAGHDPDELKRVTSANLSHRTTTQPYQQPSCGSVFRNPEPLKAGRLIEEQGLKGTRIGGAEISTVHANFIVNTGHAQAKDIAQLIHLVQDRVEAEHGIRLHPEVKRLGFASAA; via the coding sequence ATGACGCAGTGCGATGCCCGCCTCCCCCAGGCCGGAGTCAACCTGGCGGACTACACCACCTGGCGTGTGGGAGGAGCCGCCGAATGGCTTGCGGAACCCGCCAGCCTTGAGGAAACCCAGGCTTGGATCGAATGGGCCGCTCATCAGGGCATGCCCTGCCGCGTCATCGGCGCTGGGTCGAATCTGCTGATTCACGATGACGGCCTGCCCGGGCTTTCGCTCTGTCTGCGCAAACTTCAGGGGCTGAAGCTTGATGCAACCACTGGGACCGTGGAAGTGCTCGCGGGCGAACCGATCCCATCACTGGCAAGACGCGTTGCACGCGCTGGTTTGCATGGTCTGGAGTGGTCGGTTGGCATCCCGGGAACCGCTGGCGGTGCAGCTGTGATGAATGCAGGAGCCCAGGGAGGCTGCACAGCGGAATGGTTGGAGTCGGTGCGGGTCATGCCCCTGGAGGGGGGCGAGTGCTTTGAGCTGCAACGGGATCAACTGGACTTCGGCTACCGGCATAGCCGTCTCCAAGAGGGCAACCTCGTGGTGTTGTCCGCACGGTTCCGCTTAGAGGCCGGTCACGATCCGGATGAACTGAAGCGGGTGACCAGCGCGAACCTCAGCCACCGCACCACCACGCAGCCCTATCAACAACCCAGCTGCGGCAGTGTCTTCCGCAATCCCGAACCGCTTAAGGCCGGACGGCTGATCGAAGAGCAGGGGCTGAAGGGAACCCGCATCGGCGGCGCTGAAATCTCAACCGTGCATGCCAATTTCATCGTCAACACCGGTCATGCCCAGGCGAAGGACATCGCCCAGCTGATCCACCTGGTGCAGGACCGCGTCGAAGCCGAGCACGGAATCCGTCTGCACCCCGAAGTAAAGCGGCTGGGATTCGCTTCGGCGGCTTAA